One Vitis vinifera cultivar Pinot Noir 40024 chromosome 8, ASM3070453v1 genomic window carries:
- the LOC100254617 gene encoding tropinone reductase homolog — MDPAQTEMSSRNSRWSLQGTTALVTGGTRGIGHAIVEELAAFGATVHTCSRNQKELDEMLQVWKSKGFKVSGSVCDVSSRPQRTQLMDTVSSLFDGKLNILVNNAGTVISKRTEEYTVEDVSIIMGTNFESAYHLSQLGYPLLKASGRGSIVFISSVAGVMALPVISIYAASKGAMNQVTRNLACEWAEDNIRVNTIAPWVINTSLIHKAKDDPSSEEKIKRIISRTPICRMGEPDEVSSLVAFLCFPAASYITGQVICVDGGYSVTGF, encoded by the exons ATGGACCCGGCACAAACAGAGATGAGCAGCAGAAATAGTAGATGGTCCCTCCAGGGAACGACCGCTCTCGTCACAGGTGGAACTCGAGGCATAGG GCATGCGATCGTAGAAGAATTAGCAGCATTCGGGGCAACAGTTCATACGTGTTCTCGAAACCAGAAGGAACTGGATGAGATGTTACAAGTATGGAAAAGCAAAGGCTTTAAAGTGAGTGGATCCGTCTGTGACGTGTCATCGCGACCTCAGCGGACTCAGCTCATGGACACCGTCTCCTCCCTCTTCGACGGCAAGCTGAACATCCTT GTAAACAATGCCGGTACAGTTATATCTAAGAGAACCGAAGAATATACGGTTGAAGATGTCTCAATCATAATGGGTACCAATTTTGAATCTGCTTATCATCTGTCTCAACTTGGATATCCCCTCTTGAAAGCATCCGGCAGGGGAAGCATAGTATTTATCTCCTCTGTTGCTGGCGTCATGGCCTTGCCTGTTATTTCTATCTATGCTGCTTCTAAAG GGGCAATGAATCAAGTCACAAGAAATTTAGCGTGCGAGTGGGCTGAGGACAATATACGAGTTAATACAATTGCACCTTGGGTTATTAACACCTCACTCATCCATAAAGCAAAA GATGATCCTTCCTCAGAAGAAAAGATAAAGCGCATAATCTCTCGAACTCCTATTTGCCGCATGGGAGAGCCTGATGAGGTTTCATCATTGGTGGCATTCCTTTGCTTCCCTGCTGCTTCATATATCACTGGACAAGTGATATGTGTTGATGGTGGATATTCAGTGACTGGCTTCTAG